TagcatggaaaagaaaaaaatcaatacaactAGAGAAAAAAGAACATTCTCTGCAGTCTGGGTTAAAGCCTCACAGTTTTTCTTGGTCCCAGGCAAAATCGATATTtgcaaaagttttttaaaacctgataaACAGTAAAGTaatgatatacatttttaatgtcaaaGAAATGTACTGAATTGGATATTTTAGGTTTCAAAGATACTGTACATGTGTCTCTATTGGACACAGGATTTAAAAGCTGCATTATTAAACATCAGTccaaacaaatatttgaagtttaaattaaatgtcttatttcTCTTAATACCAGTGTATGATCATCTAAATCCAAAACTGACAGATGGCACTTTTAAAGATTACAGCTGGATCGGATTCTCTTATCTGGTCTCAGCTCCTTTTCACAAAACAACCAAGTGTGAAAACTGATAAAGATGCTCCCTCAAGAACTGCTGAATAATGAGGCTAGAAAATAGTTTTTGTATAATCTCAAGCTCATCAAAACTGATGTTGTCTGATTGActcttatttctctctcttctccgtCTTAACCACGCACcctctgctcgctctctcttccAGGTGCCTCATTAAATGGTTGGAGGTGAGGAAAGTTTGCCCGCTGTGCAACATGCCCGTCCTGCAGCTCGCCCAGCAGGCCGGCAGCCCAGATCCCCCgccacaaacacagcagcctctgcccgGGATCGAGCACCTTGTTTAGCAGACTTGCACCCTTGTCATACTTCACACAACAAAAACCCAGTCACACATCCCATTGCTCACACTCTCACCTGTACAGGTACACTTTGGTATGAGTGTGTGGACAGAGCAGAGAAACTGCTCAGACTGTCACAACAAACGGTGAGTCTGCAGCCATCGTTAACTCTTTTATCCTTGCAGCGGTTCACATGAGGACTCGTGAGACTCCAGaggactgtttttttgttgtttcatttttcctttttcacgGACGATGAAGAAGAGTTAACGTAGAAGAAGTTTCCTTCAAAAACAGTTTCACAACCAAAGCACTTTTCTGGGGACACCAGCTAAAGaccaggagaggaaaaaaaaacgagaagCCAAGAACTACAATAAactaaaatccttttttttttttagcaagcACTTTATGACAAGTCAAACCTTAATTGCTTGTGATCATAGTAGCAagatcatgttttatatattatcatttatttttatttcaatgtacAGTACAAAGCCACATAGgttaaaaagtttgatttttcaACAAATAATAATATCTGAAAGGGACAACATGTTGGTAGAAATCAGGACACATGGAcaattctttgttttgtgattgcacaaaaacacataatgaAGCTCAAAGCAACCTCGAGACTTGATGTCTGACTAAATGTGAAaggtttgaatgttttgaaaCCCACCATTTTTACACACTACGTTGATAGAAAGGTTCCCTCCTCACTGTGTGTCACTCATCtcaatgtgattgtttttttgttttcaatacaggatgttgataaaatgaacaaaatctattttattcttACCTGGTATATATACCAGGTTACCCCAGACATTACTGATGATCTTCCTTTATCAGAAAAACTTTCAGAAAATCTGTGTTTCAAAGTAACTACAAATCGTGTGATTACTTAACCAGTATTATGGTGACACCTGATGCTTTTTCTTTAGAGCTGCtttacagaacaaacaaaagaaacgaGGCACAATTAAGTAAGTAagtcattcaaatgaaacaaaaatgttctatctttattttgctctgctgctgcctcaTCTCATTCACTGAGGCTGACCAGTGAGAATGTTTTAAGTGGCTCGCTTCAGATtaaggcagaaaaacaaaacttgtgtattttttaacCCTAACCTTGCCTCACGTAGCCTGCTAGAAATGACTGATATTCAGTGTAGGCAGACACGAGGAAGAAGCAGGTGTTTGCCTTCACAGCTGCAGTTATTTTTGCTTTCACCCCAATAGCCTAGTTATTCCCATTTCTGGGTACAGCCGCACAGGGTGCATGCTGACTGACAACTCCATCAGATTTACTGCCGTCAACATATCATCAGCATATCTTTTGGACATGTTACACACTACTCTGTAAAAGACTGTCACTCATCCACACAGGGAGGGGCTCGAGGGGCCCCCTCGACCCCCATCCCAGCCATAGTGTCAGTGGTCAGCAGGTTGTAATGGAGCAGCAttttcattcatacacacacacttgcaaacaaacagggTAGTTCGGCCTTTTGGCCACAGGATTCTGGTGCTTTcgcctctctcgctccctctctccccctctctctctctctctctctctctctctctctctctctgtaaggTACAgggtgctttttgtttttgtgccacACATACAGTAACTGATCCTGATCCCCCTCACCTTTTGTGGCTAACTTTTTTGTCCTCTTCTCTCGTTAGCAGAATTTGGTGAATGTGTTGAGGGAAAATTTGCTGATCTGAAAGATTTgccttttttaataaaaaaaaagaagcctatGTGCTTTAAAGAAGTGGACCTGGATAAGAGGGATAAGTTTGAGATGATCTTTTTCCCATGATCAGTATTGTCAAATGACAATCATACAATCACAGCAAAGGCATTAAACCAAATCTAAACCAAGAGTAGTCCCTCTTtaagtaaaattaaaaaaaaaaaatgaatattctatcaggattttaaaaaaggaaatcattttGTCAACATTTAATATTGACTTTATGATGTGTTCTAGTGTTGGGAAATGCCTGTGTGgtctaatgtttaaaaaatcactCATGGACAAATTGGCAACTTAACAGgcctattttaaaaaaaattctagtCAAGGAGAAAAAATCCAGTTAAAATCAGACTTACACTACAACTCAAGTACCTTTTATAAAAGTGCAACAATCTAAGAACTATACATTGATTGTGGCTTTCACCATCCTAATCCGACTCTATTTGCATGCACTAAACACTTGTCAGTTCATATAGGCATACCATTTCCCAAACCATGGATTGATCAAAAGTGACATTGCATTCAGGCTGTTATTAAAGAAGATTATTGTTACTGTGGCCTCTGTGGTGGTCTGACCTAACCCCCCACAGGCGTGAACTCTGTTCCAATGTCAGAAAAATGTCATCTGtaaactgaaacaacagcagaagTGATTTTCTATTCTTTGTCGCCCCTCCATGGTCTGGCAGAGCTATGACATTAATGCACCTCTATACTACCACTGATGGAAAAACAATGAACATTCTGAGACCATTTGAATTCAAATGAACATATTTGAACAAAACTGCCACAATATTagagaagtgtttttaattttctggcCTGTTATTGAAGTTGTGGCTTTATGTTGAAGAACATAAAGCAGCAAAAGAGCCTTCCTCAGTATGACGTGGAACATTATTTGGTACCTATCTGCTTCCTGGTCTTGGGTTATGAAGAGGCTCTGACTGTTTTGTTTAACTTGCTTCTCACCctaaatgtttcagttttcaaaTTTATATTCTAAATAACAGCACCCCCAATAAATCAATATACAAACTTTGTATGGGTGAGTACTGTTGCTACTGTCCCTGAACGAAGATCTTTTTTTGTAGCTCATTACAAATGACACAAATCTTAAAGCTTTACTCCCGCTAACAGATCTGTCTCAGAGTGGAAGGTTCATGAGAGTAATCGAGGAGATTAAATGTGAAAGTATGCTATTTTGCATAATCCTGTTGCCACTGATATCACCTTTGATACATGTAAGTAGACAGTATTGTCACTAGTGGTGTATTTATACAAAAGGTGCACAAGAAATGCTCCTTCCTGTAAAACTAAATGACAGCTGAACACTTCCAGCCATTTAGATGtcttgagtgttgtgtttgatTGTAAACACGTTTAGCCTTTCCTTCCTAACTTCTCCTTTTCATCCTTGTGTGCTGTCCTAATCCCACTAAAATCAAAAGTGCCAACCCAAAGTTAACATTTACAAGTTATGTCCAAGCCAGGAAGAAGGAATTTTTAAAGAGATTAAAGAGATTGGTGAGATTTTCTCTTTCAGGTTATGgcccaaaacaaaaagagagaagaaactcAGCCATGTATAAATGTATCAGTGACTTCCTGCCACTGAAATTAACATTGACGTCAAACTGCTTCTGAGTTATGTCTATTATGAATATACATAACGCAATCAGATAGCAGGGAACGCAGCATCATGTCAAAAATGTACTGTTGTTCAAAGTAGAATATGTCTGATAGCCATAAATAAGATTGGCTCTTGGCTCTGGCAGGATATGAAAAAGCATGGCTGGaacataaatgaaaaaacagacGTAAACATTTGGTTGTCAAATCCTCTAAATATGTGAAGGATTTTCTTGTATTCccatggttgttgtttttctacgACACATTTAGGAGTTTAAATCTCCACCACTGCTCCCTGAAGGAGACTTCCTTATTGatatgtttaattatttattcctcTGTAGCCTAACCTCTCAGACTCACAAATAATtatgtccaaaaaaaaagcctcgCACCTTAACCAGTGCATCCCCACCTTACCCCCaaccctccctctctgtttgttaACACTGATTATGTTTGTGGACTCTCACAGACATTGTTTGTAAAACTAAGAATTCTGCAGCAGAATATTTTTTGGAGACAATTGCTGTACAGTATTTGTAAGCTCTATTTTTGTATATTGCtattttgaagaaaataatatgaatttcttttcttttcttgtttttgctaaTTTCATGTAaattcattttaagaaaatgttgcatGTGACTGACTTGACTTGTAAATAAAATTTCCAAGCTTTGGAAAGATTTGAGTGTGTTTCTTGCATATATAGTCAAAATGTCTGTCATGAAAAGCTATTTAAGTTGTTATTCTTCCTTACCACACAAAATACATAAATTATGTGTTGCCCAGATTTACCATATTTACATATTAATTATATCCAGAATTAGGATTTTGGACATTATAATGTTGAccagattcattttttaaatggtcCAATACCACCCCCTTGTGTTTAAATTGAGTAGTTTCTAACGATCttcattattaatattttgACCTGGTATATTTTATAACTTGAAATTTGAAAGTTCTCTGTCAAGCCCAAGTAAGTGCAGCAGAACCGTCACATCCTTTACTGAATTAAAAGTACCGATATCAGTGTATTGCGTAGTCCTTCTTTCAAATTGTCATTAAAGTATTGGTAGGTAGCCTATTAGCAGGAAAATTAGCCAGCAGCATGGTCTTCGACCAGCGTGTTATGATTTTTTAGGGACCGAGCACCGACCTCGGAGCGAGGACCCTATTGAAACTGAAGGATTTATTATTCTCCTCGCCACAATGAATGCCGGTCTGGTCCACtcatatgagtggcatatgccgcatatgagtggcatatgccgcGGAACTGCTATGTACTGCTTTGAAAGCCTCAATAACGTCAACGGTTTGTAATCAAAACTTGAGCAGACAATTGTTGTCATAATCAGTAGAGCTTCCCTTCGAGATTAAAGGAACATCAAGATCCTTTACATTACTCAGACACATCCTATAACCTGCCTACCTATGCAGGTATTAACATCCAGTCACACcctcattttttaacacatggTGTGTGAGTGTCACATGGAGCCTCACATGACTGTTGCAACCACACTCAACAAcatgtctatttttcacctgtaTGTAGGCCTACTCTGTGttgatattttacattttacactgaTGTTCTGCCTCATGATTTTATCCATTGAATTTGTTTCACACACTCCACTTGATGGCAACTTTACCattgtttgccagatatgagaccagttttCACGGCAAACCAAGGCTGCCCATAAGGGGGataaaggggaaagctttctggaGCCAAATCACATGGGGGAGGGCCCATGGAGGTTAGCAAAAACCTGGTCCATCCTAATTTTAAACAACAATGACCACAATttatttcacacttaaatacttACCATTACCCCGCAAAGtaataaaaactgatttttagTTGCTTGAGTGAGATTTACCCTGTTTCAAAATCTAAACCCCCCCTTAAGTGATGTGagcctttttttctgtagtgTTACCAATGTAAGCGGGCAcagagggagctaatgttagccaggaggctagcgctaGCTAATAGCACATCTCAAGTGTGAATATGTTGTTTAAATCATATCCTGGGAGGGCCCTTTATCTAGTCCTTTCAGGGGCCCAGACATTTCTGTGTGCAGGCCTGCGGCacaccaacaggtgttgcagcgatggaagcaggcaagcgaactggttcagatagttGAAAGAGCATAAAAAATGACATGTACAACCAGTGTCACTGAGCAAATATTCTAATGGTTGTGATGTAAGGTTACACACCCAAGATACCTTTACACTCATGAATCAGACCCTTTTCTAAATGCTATAGGAAAAATACATTACAGAAAAATGTGGCTAATATGATTTTATACATTTCTGAACAAGGGTGAAACATTTCATGATATCTTGCATTCAATCAGATAAACATACATGTAAAACAGGCTTTGCAGTCAGGATAGGTTGTACATTAACTGTATATTTGTTCATGCATATTGCCAAGCGTTGTATCCaagcctttattttttatttttttaaactgtaatatGACAGATTGATCAGCAGTTACTTCTCTAAGAAACTTCAAATTGTGGACATCCACTGTAAGTCAATAGTGttattttataaatgaaacattttaaaggaaaactCTAATtttatacattatttaaaggaaaaatgtttcAAAGGCATTACAATTACATCCCTCtgagtaaaacaaaagaaaacagtacCATTTTGGCAGTGTTGCAGTTTGTGAAAGAGGTCATACTTATAGTATAGTTTTAAGGCTTTTTAAAGGAGCTTTAAGTGGGtagaaaaactgaaaagaaaaagatgaaatacgATGAGGGGCtgaaactaaaaacacacaaactgagctattgttggtttaaaaaagaaacttcaaatTGAATATTTGAACACTGGATCATCTagatttttgtctaaatctATCAACACAAGTGCTTCAAATGATTATGAGGTCATATTTtcaaacataaattaaaatggAAACTTAATGTTAGCGGTGACTCAATTCTCGAGAGGTAAATGCAACACAGCCAGGttacactgtgaagatgaactTGTACAAAACAACGGTGAAGTGACACACAATCAGACCACTTGTGTACGTGATCCCAGGATGTGTGGAAGCTGCCGTGTTGGTGgtggagtttgtgtttgttgagttGGATGTCAGGGCCGCTGGCGTAACGGCTGTATTGGCTTTGGTTGTGGCCATGGCTGCGGTGGCCATTGCTGCGGTGGTCTTGGCTGCGGTGGCCATTGCTGCGGCGGTTGTGCCTCCGGCGGTGGTTCCTCCGGCGGTTGTGCCTCCTGCCGTGGTGCCTCCTGCAGTGATGACTGCCGAAGTTACTGATGCTGTtaatcagaaaaagaaaacatctttatAGGAGAGGGCTGTGTCCCCTTTCCCCCCACAACTTACTGTAATTTACGAGTTAAAAATCTTTCTCACCAATGATCAGGAGCTGTATGAGAAGCATTGTAAAGGTCTGTTTTAtctaaaaggacaaaaagaaggTAACTTCCTCCATTCACTCAATGCAAAATAAGGATGTACTCAAACTATGATTTTTTTGAAAGATATTACCAAACAGAAGAAGTAATGGAAATACAATAAAGATGAATTTGACTATTGCAGGGAAACAAAATGAGCCATTCttattcaaatgaaagacaCATACAAATCCCTTCTACTTACAGTGTCTCTGGCGTTTACTCGTATAGAAATCTGCTGTCTGCACTGCGATGTTAATCCTGCTCACTCTCGTCCCCAGTCTTTGGCTCATTCCCTCAGTATGTGGCTGACTTTATACCATCAAGGACAGACATGAAAAATGATGTCAAAGAGACCTTGCTCTCAACATATTTGATGAACGATCATTCCATCCACATTGTTCACCACtctttttcaaaaaatgttgctttgtttatCTGTGCTTAGAGGATGTCCCATCAGTCTACTGCAACTGAAAGGTCTCACAATGCAAACAGGTTGGTGACGAACAGAAGGAGGTGTCTCAGCATGTGGCACAAAGAcagcagtgtgtatgtgacaaTTTTGAATGATTTGTTCACAGGCTGCTTAGATAGTTCTTGAACAATGAATGTTTCATGTAAAGTCAGAGGTATGAGAAAAAGCCAgctttctttgtgtgtaaaCCGCTCTCAACATTTACTCTTGCTATTTCTGGTGAACACACATCACTGTGTTTGCGGCTGAAGTCGTCTCGTGATGTTCTTCATGTATGCTGGTAATGATGTTAAAAAGAAGTATTTTGTTTGAGTAATAATCGCCAATCGTTCTGGTACATTCATGTTATTATGAAAAACCATAGTCCACCCGAAATGCTTGAAAGAGTCTTTGAGACACACACCTGCCCTTGAATATGATGGTTCATTTGGTCACGGctcattttatttgtgaaataaCCCTTTATATTTCCTCATTGTGGAGAAGCAGAACTTTGAATTTTCTCAAAGCCAATGACAGTTTTTTGACAGTTCAAAGCGCAAAGGAAATCAGTTTACAAGAGAAGGATTGGAATTCAATCCTGACACTTGAGAAACTGGTCTGAGGTTATTTCTCATAGAATATTTGGatttataattaaaaacaaaaaatatcagttgatttattcattgtttCCACTCTACTAATTTCTTCCAACGTCTAGGAATCAAGAATAGCCTCAGACAGACCTTTAGTTTACTAGGTAACTTGTTTTAATATGGATACCATGGAGATTCTGTTGTCAAGGTAAAAATCTTATAAGGTATCAGATAAACAGCAGAAGCTACTCAGTGAAAAAATGACTCTGTCAGTGTAAGACATTCTCACGTTTGTATATCCCCACCTGCTCATTTAGAAAGATAAACAAATGGTTGATAACATTTTGTACAACagttcccctcccctccctttacaatagaaatagaaatagaaattgCAACCCACAAAGACAACCTCAAGTTTACCCTCTTTGCCACTATGTCCGCAACATTTGCTGGTGTGAACGGCGCCCAATCGCGGAATTGTATCAACTCCCAATCTCACCTGCACGCTGTCATGGGCCAATGGGAAACACACCCACTTCCAGCCCAGAGTCATTCAAATCATCCAAATCCAGGTAGCGGACAGGCTTAcaacagacacagtcaccaccacacgaGGAAATCACACCTTAACATGCAGCTTGTTAAATGAACCGAGACTGACGAATGGTTAGAACTCTTCTCTGCTTAGAAAACCTTTATTcattaatgttttaattaaacaacaCTGTTTATATTTCAGACATCCTTATAAAAGACACAGAGCTTATCCGACACAGTTTTATTATCTCACAGTCTTTTGGCTTTGATTTTTGTCGCTCTTTATACTCTTAGGCCCTTTGGCTTTTTCACTCTGCGTGCGTGACTTCTGCAGCAGAGACAGCGTGTCTCGCTTCTCAATCTTCCGCAGatgtttcttcttcatcctcttaaTCTTGGCTGTGTTCTTGATCTGTGACACAAATGAGACAGGAGAGGACAAAacaattgtttttcatttcGAATCGACTGACTTCTGAATGCAGCTCTTACAGGTAACAGTGCGTTTCTCACTTAAATGATCTGTGGGCAACCAAGGTAATATGCTTATATGTCATATTAAAACTTGTAAAAAATGATCCACAATTTttcataaaaagagaaaagatgaaaattaaaaaaaatgtatgaatgtaacCACTAGTTGTCCGTGTTCTTTATGAGACTATATTTCAGACAAATCTTTGACATTAAGGATCTAAAATATAGAATCACTTTGTAGCATTTAAATACTCTTTCCTAAAGTGACTCTTCTATTTTTTCTCAGAACTGAGAGTTTATCATTTGACAGATATGGAGGAGTTCATATTAGTTTGATCCAGTAGACACCACTCCTCTGTATCCTAGTGGACATATGTATAGGCAATATAAAGAGCTAAATTAAATCATATTTCTCTGCTAGGTGTAAAAACTGGTGGGGATCAGGGGGAGCGcggatagcctagcagttatgtcaTGCGCCCCACGTACAGAGGGTATAGTCCTCAATGCAGCGggcatgggttcaaatctgacctcggccc
This window of the Labrus mixtus chromosome 2, fLabMix1.1, whole genome shotgun sequence genome carries:
- the LOC132954663 gene encoding prespore protein Dp87-like, which encodes MLLIQLLIIASVTSAVITAGGTTAGGTTAGGTTAGGTTAAAMATAAKTTAAMATAAMATTKANTAVTPAALTSNSTNTNSTTNTAASTHPGITYTSGLIVCHFTVVLYKFIFTV